The stretch of DNA CACAGAATCTGCGGATGAACTTTCAAAAATGTTATTCTCGATGAAAGTTACGAAGAACTGAAACTGCGGCGAACCGACTGGAAAATTCAGGCATTCTCCTTCCTGCTGCGGCCCCTGCGCACCAAGCAAAACAGTGTTCCCACAAGGACTAAGAAACAGCGCGACGGCTCGGGCACCAGGGAAATGCTGAGCACCCCGCTAGTGAAGAGGCTGGAGGTATCCCACATCAGATCGGCAGGCAGTGACGGCAGTTCATAGTTGCTGATGCTGCCTGTAACAGGACCTGAAAGGCCTGCCCAGTCAAAGAGCTGCCACTGGTCATTCACTGCCCAGGTGGTCATGCCTGTGGAATTGGAAACTCGCAGCGTCACATTGGAACCGAATTCGACGGCACCTTGCAGCACAGCCCGGTCTGCCGATGTGAGTGAGGCCGAGTTGTCGCCTGCCCCTGCTCCGGATATGAGATCCAAGAGCAAAACGGAGTCCGCTGTGAATGAAAGCATGCCTGCGCCGGAGGTGATGATGGTGAGACTGCTGGCAGTGGGTATCACACCGGGGTAATCCAGGCCGATCTGCAGGCGCCCGCCGACGGTAATGCTGCGGTCTGCCGCCAGCTCAATGCGCCCGCTGCCGCCAAAGGTGGTGCCGGGCAGCAGAGTCACCGGGCCGGCACCAGTGGCTGAGCCAGTGAGGTTGCTGACCAGGAGGGTGCCTTCAGAGACCGTGGTGCCACCGCTGTAGGTGCTGGCTCCGGCGAGGGTCCAGGCACCAGGACCCGTTTTTTCCAAAACAGTGGGGGCCGCACCATTGTCACCAATGCCAACGATCTGGCTGTCACCAGCATGGGTGCCTGAAAGGCGGAATGTGCGGGAAGCGGTGACATTGGTGCCGGTGGAGGTGAACGGTGTGGTGAACTTGAGGGAGCCGGTGCCGTTGTTCTCAAGAACCGTGGTGATGGACACGACCGAGGCTACGGAATTGGCAATGTTCAGCGGGCGGTCAGTGGTGGAAACCTCATTGCCTACATACCGCAGCACTGCCAGGATATTAGGGATGGAGCTGCTTCCGCCGCTGCCCATTTCGATGACCCCATCGGCATTGCCAGTGCCCAAGGAACTGGCCAGCCCCTGGTCAGCCAGCACAGATACTTCCACTGTGGCATTGCGGATCTGGGTGCGTCCGCCATAAGTATTGGCTGGTCCCAAAGGAAGAAACATGACGGTTGGCAAACCAGGGGGTGTGGTGGTGGTAACATCGTAAACCGACAGGGCCAGGTTGTTCTCGTTGACGCCAGGACCGCCGAGAAAGCCTGTGCGGAAGTTGTTGTTGGTCGTGGGATTGTCCACGGTCAGCAAAGAGATGACGGATGCCCCGCCAACGATGCGGTTGTCCATGCCAGTGCCGACGACCTGGAGCCAGTCCATGGTGGCGTTGAAGGCAGTTGATTCATGGCCCAGCACGATCTTGCCGCTATTGCTGCCGGAACCGAGGATAAACTCTGTGCTGCCGCTGATGGAACCAGACTGGAAATGCAGGATGCCCTCCTGAACACGGGTGCTGCCGCTGTAACCATTGGCCCCAGTGAGCACCAGCGTACCTGGGCCTGATTTGATCAAGGCAGTGGACTGTCCCGAGGTGGCCTGGTTGCGGATGGAAGAAGAAATGATCAAGGGGGCAGCCGTGTTGTTCTGGATGATGGGCAGGTCATTTCCAGAAGCAGCTGGGTGGGCCTGAAGCTGAAACACGGAGATCGTCTGCACATGGGGCCCCACCGTGCTGGAGACAAGGATGCCGGACAGGTTTAACAAGGTGTTTGCACTCTGGGTGATGAGCGTCGCCTGTGGCTGGGCGAACCGAAGCGTGGTAATGGCGGTGTTTCCCGACAGGGTGGTGGTCGTCTCTCCAAGGGTGATGTCAGCATTCCCGGAAAGGGAGTTCGCATCAGACGGTGTGTAGCCGCCGGATGGGAGCATGGAAAGGGGAACGATCTGGCGCACGCCGCCCGCGAGCTCCGCCGTGCCGAGCCACTCATCCCCAGCCACCGGATTCAGCGACCACATAAAGGGTATGCCGACGGTGTTGGTGATGAGAGCATTGTCCGCACCGCCAGTGGTGGTGACACTCCCGGCGGCGGGGAGGGTGATGCCGAGGGCACCGCCGGTGCTGCGGGTCAGGGCACCAAAGGCTATGCTTACTCCGGCGGCCCCGTTCTGCGCAACTGTCATGTAACCGGTCCCCGTGACCGTTGTTGCGCCAAAGGTCTGGCCGTTGCTGGCACCGCTCTTGCCGGTGATGAGCATGCGGGTACCGTTGATCGTTAAGGTGCCGGGGGCAGTGACGCCATGGTGAAGGATGTTTTCCGCCGGGCTGAGCGGCGCACTGAAGTCCAGATGCACGTTGCCTCCCGACAGGGTGGTGATGGTATTGGTCACTGGCGCGGCCAGGGTAAGGGTGCCATTGCCTTCTTTGAGAATGGTGTAAGCCCCCGTGCTCGTGCGGGTGAGGGCTCCCCGTATGGCGATGTCCCCTGCCCCGCCGAGTGCGAGAGTGCGGGAACTCGAACTGACGTGAGCGATGGAACTGGCGCCAGCAGGCTGAAAGGTCAACAGGCCGGTGTCGGAGTGGATCCGGGTGGTGGTGGCATTCAAGGTCACCAGGCCGGTGAGGGTATTGTCGCCGCTGATGTTGCGGATGCCCCCGGTATTGGCCACGCCAGTGCTCACGAGGGAAACAGCTTCGGCCGCAAGTGTGATCCCGCCGCTGAGTTCAAGAGCGGAGTTGGCATTGATTGTGGTCCCTCCCGCTGTGGTGCCCAAGGCATTGGCATGAGAGATATGCACCACTCCACCGCTGATGGTAAATGCACTGGTGAAAGTGTTGTCGCCCGCCAGGGTCAGGGTACCGGTGCCGGTCTTGGTCATCACACCTGAGGAAGTTGCAATGCGCCCGTCAACCGTCACATGGCCGGGGCCGGTGATCCCCAGGGCAAAGGTGCCCGTGATAGCATTGGCCGTGGCCGAGGCAGACTTGATCGTCAAAGTGCCGGACTCGGAAAAGATGTTGGTTGGAGAAAGGAGGGTGACAAGCCCCGTCGTCGTATTATCTCCGCTCACATTCCGGAGCCTGCCTTCTGAAAGCGTACCCGCAACGCCCAGACCAGAAAGCGTCACCGGGCGGCTGAAGGTGATGCCTCCGGCAAAACGCAGGGCTCCGTCTTCAAGAACATTCACCGTACCTGCGGTGCCCAGGGCGGTTCCATTGCGCAGTTCCAGCGCCCCGCTGGCAAGGATCGCCCCGCCGGTTTGTGTGCCGGATGCGGTGAGCACGGTGATGGAATCCGCCGTGCCGTTGACAAGAACATTCACCGCACCGCCGCCAGCATTGTTGATGATGCCGGAATGAATGGTTAAAAGAGAAGTGGAAGAGTTGTTGGTCAGAATGAGCTGGCTGGC from Prosthecobacter sp. SYSU 5D2 encodes:
- a CDS encoding autotransporter-associated beta strand repeat-containing protein — translated: MKSPFRSVFYETAFLFLSAVCIFISGTTSLKAQILTWDAKPLQAGLQNGSGAWNTSSNLWMNAESQNVLWSNSPLVTAQFGTTPSVNPSVVTLAQNVQLKGISFLSLGTAAPAAGFQYVLEGAAAGTVIDFGDNGLIQVENFASGGSSNFIEFRNTLVFKGNNLTIQKSSGTDTQFMNIRTVSNPDLTGNLTIGAYIYAAFYSADAFSGLDRLTVLNNGNLVLSAAGNYSVPITATGYTSSYSAIRVTASDVILSGGLTLAGDAGIYMHSSNTGMLINAPITESVPGSGLHRFALTKNNGTLTLAAANTYTGKTTLGRTSSSNAGGITILDFAATGAPQDNILYNGVATPGGLELLGSNIGSTSLVLNGKAGAINSQAMGDVTARQTRSVVTMVSGDGGTMNLSLGNISRVANGMIAFNAPAQGQITSSMADAVLGPWATFKSGGGVQSWAQLSGGVLTGFSGSTPHVTGVSPASDVTSHLAIDGSSTGHVVQTDPLAYLATVSMSDTVLDRAFHVGDGNTLRLGMNGGVQITSNSKSLTIGEAGVTSYLSAGGAAAGASQLILTNNSSTSLLTIHSGIINNAGGGAVNVLVNGTADSITVLTASGTQTGGAILASGALELRNGTALGTAGTVNVLEDGALRFAGGITFSRPVTLSGLGVAGTLSEGRLRNVSGDNTTTGLVTLLSPTNIFSESGTLTIKSASATANAITGTFALGITGPGHVTVDGRIATSSGVMTKTGTGTLTLAGDNTFTSAFTISGGVVHISHANALGTTAGGTTINANSALELSGGITLAAEAVSLVSTGVANTGGIRNISGDNTLTGLVTLNATTTRIHSDTGLLTFQPAGASSIAHVSSSSRTLALGGAGDIAIRGALTRTSTGAYTILKEGNGTLTLAAPVTNTITTLSGGNVHLDFSAPLSPAENILHHGVTAPGTLTINGTRMLITGKSGASNGQTFGATTVTGTGYMTVAQNGAAGVSIAFGALTRSTGGALGITLPAAGSVTTTGGADNALITNTVGIPFMWSLNPVAGDEWLGTAELAGGVRQIVPLSMLPSGGYTPSDANSLSGNADITLGETTTTLSGNTAITTLRFAQPQATLITQSANTLLNLSGILVSSTVGPHVQTISVFQLQAHPAASGNDLPIIQNNTAAPLIISSSIRNQATSGQSTALIKSGPGTLVLTGANGYSGSTRVQEGILHFQSGSISGSTEFILGSGSNSGKIVLGHESTAFNATMDWLQVVGTGMDNRIVGGASVISLLTVDNPTTNNNFRTGFLGGPGVNENNLALSVYDVTTTTPPGLPTVMFLPLGPANTYGGRTQIRNATVEVSVLADQGLASSLGTGNADGVIEMGSGGSSSIPNILAVLRYVGNEVSTTDRPLNIANSVASVVSITTVLENNGTGSLKFTTPFTSTGTNVTASRTFRLSGTHAGDSQIVGIGDNGAAPTVLEKTGPGAWTLAGASTYSGGTTVSEGTLLVSNLTGSATGAGPVTLLPGTTFGGSGRIELAADRSITVGGRLQIGLDYPGVIPTASSLTIITSGAGMLSFTADSVLLLDLISGAGAGDNSASLTSADRAVLQGAVEFGSNVTLRVSNSTGMTTWAVNDQWQLFDWAGLSGPVTGSISNYELPSLPADLMWDTSSLFTSGVLSISLVPEPSRCFLVLVGTLFCLVRRGRSRKENA